From the genome of Chloroflexi bacterium ADurb.Bin180, one region includes:
- the cyaA_2 gene encoding Adenylate cyclase 1, translating to MQCVKCGTENPPRARFCLCCGAELAQVCPRCGKSLPEGSRFCLECGTRVAQAEVVQLGGSTALTTAIERLIPRELAQRLLATRGRVSTERRLVTILFCDVKGSTAMGATRDPEETLEIMRGAFDFLIPPIYHQKGTLAQIMGDAILAFFGAPIAHEDDAERAIRAGLDLALVRLPTPSPTARRLYLPVIWVR from the coding sequence ATGCAGTGCGTCAAGTGCGGCACGGAGAATCCACCTCGGGCGCGGTTCTGTCTCTGTTGCGGGGCAGAGCTGGCGCAGGTGTGCCCGCGCTGTGGCAAGAGCCTGCCGGAAGGGTCCAGGTTCTGCCTGGAGTGCGGCACCAGGGTGGCCCAGGCGGAAGTGGTGCAGCTCGGCGGATCGACCGCTCTCACCACGGCCATTGAACGCCTCATCCCCCGCGAGCTCGCGCAGCGCCTGCTGGCCACGCGCGGGCGGGTCAGCACCGAACGCCGTCTGGTGACCATCCTCTTTTGCGACGTCAAGGGCTCTACCGCGATGGGCGCGACCCGCGATCCGGAAGAGACGCTCGAGATCATGCGCGGGGCGTTCGATTTCCTCATCCCACCCATCTACCACCAGAAAGGCACGCTGGCCCAGATCATGGGCGACGCCATCCTGGCCTTTTTCGGCGCGCCCATCGCTCACGAGGATGACGCCGAGCGAGCCATTCGCGCCGGGCTGGATCTGGCACTGGTTCGACTGCCCACTCCGAGTCCAACAGCGAGGAGGCTCTATCTGCCTGTGATCTGGGTTCGCTGA